A DNA window from Engystomops pustulosus chromosome 10, aEngPut4.maternal, whole genome shotgun sequence contains the following coding sequences:
- the LOC140104787 gene encoding mucolipin-3-like isoform X1 encodes MENPEAAVKSSPSPHVHDSPYLSKTCSITEELLLEDMLRRKLKFFFMNPCEKFRARGRKPWKLCIQILKIALVTAQLVLFGLSNEMVVGFTEENTVAFKHLFLKGYKDARDDTYAVYRQEDVYDHITFTIQRYLELRNISVGNHAYERMEGGQRGMTVCKQFYKEGSIFPGNETFDIDPNIETECFAVEPMTPISDLSLEDKFRNMTLDFYRLVSVEIMFKLKAINLQTIRHHELPDCYDFTVTITFDNKAHSGRIKISLDNDVGIEECRDWHVSGTNQKNTHYMMIFDAFIILTCISSLSLCIRSVVKGIHLQREYVSFVQQRFSKPVPWSDQMEFVNGWYILIIVSDILSIVGSILKMEIQAKSLTSYDVCSILLGTSTLLVWLGVIRYLGFFQKYNILILTLRAALPNVIRFCCCAAMIYLGYCFCGWIVLGPYHTKFRSLNMVSECLFSLINGDDMFTTFSIMQQKSYLVWLFSRVYLYSFISLFIYMVLSLFIALITDTYDTIKNYQKEGYPQSELHTFVSECKDLPTSGRYRDVDVSTSLFCCCYRLHPNHENCSPSSPTVEYFWIQQWKNLLNPKVHPNKKSCYFVSYERIQEVSRTGDV; translated from the exons ATGGAGAACCCAGAGGCAGCGGTGAAGTCGTCCCCCTCCCCGCATGTACATGACAGCCCCTATCTCAGTAAGACCTGCTCCATCACAGAGGAGCTCCTCCTGGAGGACATGCTGAGGAGGAAACTCAAGTTCTTCTTCATGAACCCGTGCGAAAAATTTCGAGCGCGTGGACGCAAACCGTGGAAACTTTGCATTCAGATCCTGAAAATCGCATTGGTGACGGCCCAG CTGGTGTTATTCGGGCTCAGCAATGAGATGGTGGTGGGCTTCACGGAGGAGAACACGGTGGCCTTCAAGCACTTGTTCCTAAAGGGCTACAAGGACGCCAGGGATGACACGTACGCCGTGTATCGCCAGGAGGACGTCTATGATCACATCACTTTTACCATTCAGCGG TATTTGGAGCTGAGAAACATATCCGTGGGGAATCACGCCTACGAGCGGATGGAAGGGGGGCAGCGCGGGATGACGGTCTGCAAGCAGTTCTATAAAGAGGGGAGCATCTTTCCTGGAAATGAAACCTTTGATATTGACCCTAATATTGAGACAG AATGCTTCGCCGTGGAACCAATGACGCCGATAAGTGATCTCTCCCTTGAAGACAAGTTCAGGAACATGACACTGGACTTTTATCG GCTCGTCTCAGTGGAGATCATGTTTAAACTCAAGGCGATCAACCTACAGACCATACGTCACCACGAGCTTCCGGACTGCTACGACTTTACAGTGACA ATCACATTTGACAATAAAGCCCACAGTGGACGTATTAAAATAAGCTTAGATAATGATGTCGGCATCGAGGAATGTAGAGACTGGCACGTGTCCGGGACCA ATCAGAAGAATACCCACTACATGATGATTTTTGATGCATTCATAATCCTGACCTGTATATCTTCCCTAAGTCTCTGTATACGATCAGTGGTCAAGGGAATTCACCTGCAGAGG GAATACGTGAGCTTTGTCCAACAACGATTCTCCAAGCCGGTGCCCTGGTCCGACCAGATGGAGTTTGTCAATGGCTGGTACATCCTAATCATCGTGAGCGATATCCTGTCCATCGTAGGCTCCATCCTGAAGATGGAGATCCAGGCCAAG AGTCTGACCAGTTATGATGTCTGCAGTATTCTCCTGGGAACATCTACCTTGTTGGTCTGGCTCGGAGTCATTCGCTATTTaggattttttcagaaatacaaC ATCCTGATCCTGACATTGAGGGCGGCGCTCCCCAATGTCATCCGCTTCTGTTGCTGTGCCGCCATGATCTACCTGGGCTACTGCTTCTGTGGTTGGATTGTCCTAGGACCGTATCACACCAAG TTCAGGTCCCTGAATATGGTGTCCGAGTGTCTCTTCTCTCTCATTAACGGAGACGACATGTTCACAACGTTTTCCATCATGCAGCAGAAGAGTTATTTGGTCTGGTTGTTCAGCCGGGTCTATCTCTACTCCTTCATCAGTCTCTTCATCTACATGGTCCTCAGTCTGTTCATTGCCCTCATCACGGACACCTATGATACTATTAAG AATTACCAGAAGGAAGGATATCCGCAGTCCGAGCTTCACACCTTTGTATCAGAATGTAAGGATCTGCCGACATCTGGGCGTTACAGAGACGTTGACGTGTCTACATCGctgttctgctgctgttaccg GTTGCATCCAAATCATGAAAACTGTAGTCCGTCATCTCCAACCGTGGAATATTTCTGGATTCAACAATGGAAAAATCTCTTAAACCCTAAGGTGCACCCTAATAAGAAGAGCTGCTACTTTGTTTCCTATGAAAGAATTCAGGAGGTTTCTAGAACCGGAGATGTATGA
- the LOC140104787 gene encoding mucolipin-3-like isoform X2 yields the protein MENPEAAVKSSPSPHVHDSPYLSKTCSITEELLLEDMLRRKLKFFFMNPCEKFRARGRKPWKLCIQILKIALVTAQLVLFGLSNEMVVGFTEENTVAFKHLFLKGYKDARDDTYAVYRQEDVYDHITFTIQRYLELRNISVGNHAYERMEGGQRGMTVCKQFYKEGSIFPGNETFDIDPNIETECFAVEPMTPISDLSLEDKFRNMTLDFYRLVSVEIMFKLKAINLQTIRHHELPDCYDFTVTITFDNKAHSGRIKISLDNDVGIEECRDWHVSGTNQKNTHYMMIFDAFIILTCISSLSLCIRSVVKGIHLQREYVSFVQQRFSKPVPWSDQMEFVNGWYILIIVSDILSIVGSILKMEIQAKSLTSYDVCSILLGTSTLLVWLGVIRYLGFFQKYNILILTLRAALPNVIRFCCCAAMIYLGYCFCGWIVLGPYHTKFRSLNMVSECLFSLINGDDMFTTFSIMQQKSYLVWLFSRVYLYSFISLFIYMVLSLFIALITDTYDTIKNYQKEGYPQSELHTFVSECKDLPTSGRYRDVDVSTSLFCCCYR from the exons ATGGAGAACCCAGAGGCAGCGGTGAAGTCGTCCCCCTCCCCGCATGTACATGACAGCCCCTATCTCAGTAAGACCTGCTCCATCACAGAGGAGCTCCTCCTGGAGGACATGCTGAGGAGGAAACTCAAGTTCTTCTTCATGAACCCGTGCGAAAAATTTCGAGCGCGTGGACGCAAACCGTGGAAACTTTGCATTCAGATCCTGAAAATCGCATTGGTGACGGCCCAG CTGGTGTTATTCGGGCTCAGCAATGAGATGGTGGTGGGCTTCACGGAGGAGAACACGGTGGCCTTCAAGCACTTGTTCCTAAAGGGCTACAAGGACGCCAGGGATGACACGTACGCCGTGTATCGCCAGGAGGACGTCTATGATCACATCACTTTTACCATTCAGCGG TATTTGGAGCTGAGAAACATATCCGTGGGGAATCACGCCTACGAGCGGATGGAAGGGGGGCAGCGCGGGATGACGGTCTGCAAGCAGTTCTATAAAGAGGGGAGCATCTTTCCTGGAAATGAAACCTTTGATATTGACCCTAATATTGAGACAG AATGCTTCGCCGTGGAACCAATGACGCCGATAAGTGATCTCTCCCTTGAAGACAAGTTCAGGAACATGACACTGGACTTTTATCG GCTCGTCTCAGTGGAGATCATGTTTAAACTCAAGGCGATCAACCTACAGACCATACGTCACCACGAGCTTCCGGACTGCTACGACTTTACAGTGACA ATCACATTTGACAATAAAGCCCACAGTGGACGTATTAAAATAAGCTTAGATAATGATGTCGGCATCGAGGAATGTAGAGACTGGCACGTGTCCGGGACCA ATCAGAAGAATACCCACTACATGATGATTTTTGATGCATTCATAATCCTGACCTGTATATCTTCCCTAAGTCTCTGTATACGATCAGTGGTCAAGGGAATTCACCTGCAGAGG GAATACGTGAGCTTTGTCCAACAACGATTCTCCAAGCCGGTGCCCTGGTCCGACCAGATGGAGTTTGTCAATGGCTGGTACATCCTAATCATCGTGAGCGATATCCTGTCCATCGTAGGCTCCATCCTGAAGATGGAGATCCAGGCCAAG AGTCTGACCAGTTATGATGTCTGCAGTATTCTCCTGGGAACATCTACCTTGTTGGTCTGGCTCGGAGTCATTCGCTATTTaggattttttcagaaatacaaC ATCCTGATCCTGACATTGAGGGCGGCGCTCCCCAATGTCATCCGCTTCTGTTGCTGTGCCGCCATGATCTACCTGGGCTACTGCTTCTGTGGTTGGATTGTCCTAGGACCGTATCACACCAAG TTCAGGTCCCTGAATATGGTGTCCGAGTGTCTCTTCTCTCTCATTAACGGAGACGACATGTTCACAACGTTTTCCATCATGCAGCAGAAGAGTTATTTGGTCTGGTTGTTCAGCCGGGTCTATCTCTACTCCTTCATCAGTCTCTTCATCTACATGGTCCTCAGTCTGTTCATTGCCCTCATCACGGACACCTATGATACTATTAAG AATTACCAGAAGGAAGGATATCCGCAGTCCGAGCTTCACACCTTTGTATCAGAATGTAAGGATCTGCCGACATCTGGGCGTTACAGAGACGTTGACGTGTCTACATCGctgttctgctgctgttaccg GTAG